A single window of Chloracidobacterium sp. DNA harbors:
- a CDS encoding 50S ribosomal protein L25 produces the protein MAEKIVIKAEKRDTRGKNENRRLRALGKIPVVVYGGGSESLAATAELKDLAAIIRSDSGINTVFSLDIEGEGVNDVIFQARQIDAVRGRLIHADLRRFSKGEKIEMTVQIHLTGQAAGLQDAGAVLTQALREIKVLCEPANTPESIDVDVTDLAAGHSIHVSDLSVGAGIELLEAPETVVATIVTVSEVVLEPQLEAGAQPEVVGETPGDGGEA, from the coding sequence ATGGCAGAAAAAATAGTAATTAAAGCAGAGAAGCGTGATACGCGCGGCAAAAACGAAAACCGTCGACTCCGTGCTTTGGGCAAGATCCCGGTCGTTGTTTACGGCGGCGGATCGGAAAGCCTTGCGGCCACCGCTGAGTTAAAGGACCTTGCGGCGATCATCCGTTCGGACTCGGGCATCAACACCGTTTTCTCACTCGATATTGAGGGAGAGGGCGTCAATGATGTCATTTTCCAGGCTCGTCAGATCGACGCCGTCAGGGGTCGTCTGATCCACGCCGATCTTCGCCGTTTTTCTAAGGGTGAAAAGATCGAAATGACGGTCCAGATCCACTTGACAGGCCAAGCGGCCGGATTGCAAGATGCCGGAGCAGTTTTGACGCAGGCTCTGCGCGAGATCAAGGTCTTGTGCGAACCGGCGAACACGCCTGAGTCGATCGATGTCGATGTGACCGATCTGGCGGCTGGACATTCTATTCACGTTTCGGACCTCAGTGTCGGAGCCGGAATCGAATTGCTTGAAGCTCCGGAGACCGTAGTTGCGACGATCGTGACGGTTAGCGAGGTCGTGCTTGAACCGCAGCTCGAAGCCGGAGCACAACCCGAAGTGGTCGGTGAAACGCCCGGTGATGGCGGCGAAGCTTAA
- a CDS encoding ribose-phosphate pyrophosphokinase: MSVTGKIKVFSGTAHKELAEEICGELGCELGKATTDRFSDGEFNFQVGENVRGSDVFIVQPTCPPSDRHLMELLIMIDTCVRASAERVTAVIPYFGYARSDKKDRPRVPIAAKLVANLLTTAGAQRILTIDLHASQIQGFFDIPVDHLYAAPIVVEYFKANPIENLIVVSPDTGGAERARAYAKRLDAGLALCDKRRERANVADVMNIVGDVNGKNCLIIDDMCDTGGTICKVAEALHKAGANEISACFTHGVLSGKAVENISGSHLKKVIVTNTIPIQDNGKPLVEGGKIEILSVAKLLASAIRSIHDETSVSSLFI; the protein is encoded by the coding sequence ATGAGCGTCACTGGAAAGATCAAAGTATTTTCGGGCACTGCCCACAAGGAACTCGCGGAGGAGATCTGCGGGGAACTTGGTTGCGAATTGGGCAAAGCGACGACCGACCGGTTTTCGGACGGTGAGTTTAATTTCCAGGTCGGCGAGAATGTCCGCGGCTCAGACGTCTTCATTGTGCAGCCGACGTGCCCTCCTAGTGATAGGCACCTGATGGAACTGCTGATAATGATCGACACTTGTGTTCGGGCGTCAGCGGAAAGAGTGACGGCGGTAATTCCGTATTTTGGCTATGCCCGCTCGGATAAAAAGGATCGGCCGAGAGTGCCGATCGCCGCAAAGTTGGTAGCTAATTTGCTTACAACCGCCGGAGCTCAGCGAATTTTGACGATCGACCTGCACGCATCGCAGATACAAGGTTTCTTTGATATTCCGGTCGACCACCTTTATGCGGCGCCGATCGTAGTTGAGTATTTTAAGGCGAATCCGATCGAGAATCTTATAGTTGTATCCCCGGACACCGGTGGTGCCGAGCGTGCCAGAGCCTACGCGAAAAGGCTAGATGCCGGTCTTGCTCTTTGCGATAAACGCCGCGAACGTGCCAATGTGGCAGACGTGATGAACATCGTCGGCGATGTGAACGGCAAGAACTGCCTCATTATCGACGATATGTGCGATACGGGCGGTACGATATGCAAGGTTGCAGAGGCATTGCATAAAGCCGGGGCCAACGAGATCTCTGCTTGCTTTACGCACGGTGTTTTGTCCGGCAAAGCAGTTGAGAATATTAGCGGTTCGCATCTAAAAAAGGTGATCGTGACCAATACGATCCCGATCCAAGACAACGGTAAACCGCTGGTCGAAGGTGGCAAGATCGAAATTTTAAGCGTCGCCAAGCTGTTGGCGTCAGCGATCAGATCGATACACGATGAGACGAGTGTCTCTTCGTTATTTATTTAG
- the ispE gene encoding 4-(cytidine 5'-diphospho)-2-C-methyl-D-erythritol kinase, which produces MQDPFSLPSFAKINWILRILGRREDGFHELCTVFQTISLHDTIAFEASDKLELSCDDGNVPIDGHNIILRAAAALETHFGKRVTGRVHLTKRIPSPGGLGGGSSNAAVALKGFIKLCGLGPIPERDLLLIAEDLGADVPFFLNGGTALGIGRGDVVSPLLREIGSENLLVVTPNVNVATARAFALLNASTLTSDDQKHNLTVCRNQADLLDLFSSELKNDFEASVFDAYPEVKRVKDTLLELGAVNAAMSGSGASVFAIFDKTETRQAAIKALDHESTWRKFAVATISGSQYREALRC; this is translated from the coding sequence ATGCAAGATCCGTTTTCATTGCCTTCATTCGCAAAAATAAATTGGATCCTGCGTATATTGGGCAGACGTGAAGATGGGTTTCACGAGCTTTGCACCGTGTTTCAGACTATATCGCTACACGACACTATCGCTTTCGAAGCAAGCGACAAACTCGAACTTTCTTGCGACGATGGCAACGTGCCAATCGACGGTCACAATATTATTCTACGAGCGGCCGCGGCTCTCGAGACACATTTTGGAAAGCGTGTGACGGGCAGAGTCCACCTCACAAAGAGGATTCCGTCGCCCGGCGGTCTCGGTGGCGGTTCATCTAATGCCGCAGTAGCTCTTAAAGGCTTTATTAAACTCTGCGGCCTTGGGCCTATACCAGAAAGGGACTTATTGCTCATTGCGGAAGACCTCGGTGCGGATGTGCCGTTCTTTCTGAATGGCGGGACAGCGTTAGGTATTGGGCGGGGTGATGTGGTTTCACCCTTACTTAGGGAAATTGGCTCTGAAAACCTACTTGTCGTGACACCGAACGTAAATGTGGCGACTGCAAGGGCATTTGCATTATTAAATGCATCAACCTTGACATCCGACGATCAAAAACATAATCTTACTGTTTGCCGAAACCAGGCCGATCTTCTTGATCTGTTTAGTTCGGAGTTGAAAAACGATTTTGAAGCAAGCGTTTTCGACGCTTACCCTGAGGTCAAGCGTGTAAAAGATACATTGCTCGAGCTAGGTGCAGTAAATGCCGCAATGAGCGGCAGCGGGGCCTCGGTCTTCGCAATATTTGACAAAACAGAGACACGGCAAGCTGCTATAAAAGCCCTCGATCACGAATCGACCTGGCGAAAGTTTGCCGTAGCAACTATTTCGGGGTCACAGTACCGCGAAGCACTTCGGTGTTAG
- a CDS encoding CAP domain-containing protein: MKNRTILFIGLIFAIAVSASAQTDKLQEQIARNTSAPSDFTRPRVIPEKAAAVKASIIVNTASIEHVAFDLINKKRVENGFKQLEWSEDVAKIARQHSLDMAEFKYFGHRGLDDSMVSDRADRSGLKKWRSIGENIAFNRGYKDPVEVAVELWLKSPSHRQNLLKSDWSESAVGIAVADDGSYYFTQVFLTRK, translated from the coding sequence ATGAAGAATAGAACCATCCTTTTTATAGGTTTGATATTCGCGATAGCGGTTTCTGCCTCAGCTCAAACAGACAAGTTACAGGAACAGATCGCTAGAAATACTTCAGCGCCTTCTGATTTCACACGGCCGCGGGTTATCCCGGAAAAGGCAGCAGCAGTCAAAGCGTCGATAATTGTAAATACTGCGTCGATCGAGCACGTTGCCTTTGATCTGATCAATAAGAAGCGTGTCGAGAATGGATTCAAACAGCTCGAATGGAGCGAAGACGTCGCCAAGATCGCGCGCCAACATTCGCTCGATATGGCCGAATTCAAGTATTTTGGACATCGCGGGCTTGACGATTCGATGGTGAGTGATCGAGCGGATCGTTCAGGATTGAAGAAATGGCGATCGATCGGGGAGAATATCGCATTCAATCGCGGCTACAAGGACCCGGTCGAGGTCGCAGTCGAGCTATGGCTCAAATCGCCGTCACATCGGCAAAATTTGCTGAAATCGGACTGGAGCGAATCCGCCGTCGGGATCGCGGTTGCTGATGACGGTTCATATTACTTTACACAGGTGTTTCTGACTCGAAAATAA